A genomic stretch from Petrimonas mucosa includes:
- a CDS encoding cation:proton antiporter, which produces MNDFFSDMTHEFALPFTNPVLIFAVLLAIVLLAPLLLKRFNVPSIIGLIVAGVIIGPFGLNLVDNNHQGVSMFSTIGLLYIMFIAGLELDLNEFISNKNKSLVFGLFTFILPLSVGFPVCYYLLGYDLSASFLTASMFATHTLVTYPIVSRMGVAKNQAVAITVGGTILTDTAVLIILALVLSGNDGGLDLAFLVRLLISLVAFSSIVFLLIPRITRWFFQQAEGEKYLHYIFVLFVVFFCGFLAELGGIEPIIGAFAAGLALNRLIPHSSALMNRIEFFGNSLFIPIFLISVGMLVDVSVVFDGPATLLIALTLTVTAIAGKWVAAFFTQVIFKYSAIQRNIIFGLSSSHAAATIAVIIVGYNAGILDEYILNGTIILILLTCIVASLVTQKSAKELAISQENAPLSDSDLGAFAQEKILVPIANPSNIGHHVELALLMKDRQSVNSVSLLGVVPNNEEAEKNIVSFRKQLEEFVQNAVAADIDVDIVTTIDHNAASGIVRTARELMCDIVILGWPGKTGMLEKLLGDKVDLIIKNIDRNMFICHIEHELFTHKRIVVVSPPLVEREIGFDLWLQKVVELSKELSVPILHLGHPDTQAVIAAKKNSGSLFSFKTFVDWHDPLSCGDHIREGDMIIFVSAHQGYLSHMSILDNLPTRLEERFPHHSRIVIYPKQRTMRGLLESDDSLFVPSNF; this is translated from the coding sequence ATGAACGATTTTTTTTCGGATATGACGCATGAGTTTGCATTGCCGTTCACCAATCCCGTTCTAATTTTTGCGGTGTTATTGGCAATAGTCTTGCTTGCCCCGCTTCTATTGAAACGTTTCAATGTGCCGAGCATCATCGGACTGATTGTGGCCGGGGTGATCATTGGTCCGTTCGGGCTGAATCTTGTCGACAACAACCATCAGGGCGTGTCGATGTTTTCTACCATCGGCCTGCTCTACATCATGTTTATTGCCGGACTGGAACTCGACCTGAATGAATTTATCTCCAACAAGAACAAAAGTCTCGTTTTTGGTCTCTTTACCTTTATCCTCCCCCTCTCGGTAGGATTCCCGGTTTGTTACTACCTGCTGGGATATGACCTGAGTGCCAGTTTTCTTACCGCCAGCATGTTCGCCACACACACGCTGGTTACATACCCCATCGTCAGCAGGATGGGGGTTGCCAAGAACCAGGCCGTAGCCATTACGGTTGGAGGTACCATCCTGACCGATACGGCCGTACTGATCATTCTTGCGCTGGTCCTCTCCGGAAATGACGGGGGGCTGGATCTCGCGTTTTTAGTGAGGTTGCTGATATCGCTGGTCGCCTTCTCATCTATTGTTTTTCTGCTTATTCCGCGGATCACCAGGTGGTTTTTCCAGCAAGCCGAAGGGGAGAAGTACCTGCACTATATCTTTGTGCTGTTTGTGGTCTTTTTCTGCGGTTTTCTGGCGGAGCTCGGCGGGATTGAGCCGATTATTGGTGCATTTGCGGCAGGTTTGGCCCTCAACAGGTTGATTCCGCACTCTTCGGCATTGATGAACCGGATCGAATTTTTCGGTAACTCCCTCTTCATTCCCATCTTTCTGATTTCAGTCGGCATGTTGGTGGATGTGTCGGTAGTTTTTGACGGACCTGCCACCCTGTTGATCGCTTTGACACTTACTGTTACGGCCATTGCCGGGAAATGGGTTGCAGCCTTCTTCACCCAGGTGATTTTCAAGTACTCGGCAATACAGCGGAATATCATCTTCGGATTGAGCAGCTCCCATGCCGCGGCTACCATTGCGGTCATTATCGTCGGGTACAATGCCGGTATCCTGGATGAATATATCCTGAACGGGACGATTATTCTGATTCTGCTTACCTGCATCGTTGCCTCGCTTGTCACCCAGAAGTCGGCAAAAGAGCTTGCCATCAGTCAGGAGAATGCTCCGTTGTCAGATTCCGATCTGGGAGCCTTTGCACAGGAGAAGATCCTGGTTCCCATTGCCAATCCCTCAAACATCGGACACCACGTTGAACTGGCCTTATTGATGAAAGACCGGCAGTCGGTGAATTCGGTCTCGTTGCTGGGTGTGGTTCCCAATAACGAGGAGGCAGAGAAGAACATTGTCAGCTTCCGGAAACAGCTCGAGGAGTTTGTGCAGAATGCCGTGGCCGCCGATATCGACGTTGATATTGTCACCACCATCGACCACAACGCTGCCAGCGGGATTGTACGTACTGCACGTGAGTTGATGTGCGATATCGTGATCCTGGGCTGGCCGGGAAAGACCGGAATGTTGGAAAAGCTGCTGGGCGACAAGGTAGATCTTATTATCAAGAATATCGACAGGAACATGTTTATCTGTCATATCGAGCACGAACTCTTCACCCATAAGCGCATTGTGGTGGTTTCACCTCCGCTTGTAGAACGGGAGATCGGATTCGATCTCTGGCTTCAAAAAGTGGTGGAGTTGTCGAAGGAGCTTTCGGTGCCCATCCTCCACCTCGGACATCCCGATACACAGGCTGTGATCGCAGCCAAAAAGAATAGCGGTAGCCTCTTCTCTTTCAAGACGTTTGTCGATTGGCACGATCCACTCTCGTGCGGCGACCATATCAGGGAGGGAGATATGATTATTTTTGTCTCGGCTCACCAGGGATATCTTTCGCACATGTCCATTCTGGATAATCTGCCTACCCGACTCGAGGAGCGTTTTCCTCACCACAGCCGCATAGTTATCTATCCCAAACAGAGAACGATGAGGGGACTGCTCGAGAGCGACGACTCCCTGTTTGTCCCTTCCAATTTTTAA
- a CDS encoding glycoside hydrolase family 10 protein: MITGKFLRIAATLFTTILMFGCGVSRQPVTRGVDPFPKREFRGVWVQTVGQSRYQQMNSAAMKHYLSEMVRKFDEAGINALIFQVRPEADAFYKSNLEPWSRFMTGIQGKAPDDPDFDPLAFLIAECHKRGMELHAWLNPYRVKSNISSQLAPGHIYWKYPERFVQYGNQLFFDPGLPENRSFICEVVRDIVSRYDVDAIHMDDYFYPYPIAGTPFPDDGSFNAYAASQGFSPGQRDDWRRNNVNLLIRQLKYTIAGTKPWVRFGISPFGIYRNKRNTPDGSGSDTNGLENYSDLYADIKLWVEKGWIDYNLPQLYWEIGHDRADYTTLLRWWNDNNFGQPLYIGQDLERSMKRNELDVKIRQSREMPFVQGNCYWYGYQILENTGGVADQLKRGAHRAKALIPPYTHLHQGAPGKVKRLAQVFTEDMHFLTWEERKDPNNPEAAREFVIYRFDAGEKIDISRAEKIVAVTSDNFYLLPYEGGRNRYTYVVTALDAFKNEGKGAKIKVVL, from the coding sequence ATGATTACAGGCAAGTTTCTCAGGATTGCCGCGACCCTTTTCACGACAATCCTGATGTTTGGCTGCGGTGTGTCAAGGCAGCCTGTCACCCGTGGCGTGGATCCGTTTCCCAAGCGTGAATTCAGGGGGGTCTGGGTACAGACCGTCGGTCAGTCACGCTATCAGCAGATGAACAGTGCGGCCATGAAGCACTATCTCTCCGAGATGGTACGTAAGTTCGACGAAGCCGGTATCAATGCGTTGATATTCCAGGTCCGTCCCGAAGCGGACGCTTTCTACAAATCGAATCTTGAACCCTGGAGCCGTTTCATGACCGGAATACAGGGCAAAGCGCCCGATGATCCCGATTTCGATCCGCTGGCTTTCCTTATCGCGGAGTGCCACAAGCGAGGAATGGAGCTGCATGCCTGGCTTAACCCCTACCGGGTGAAATCAAACATCAGCAGCCAGCTTGCCCCCGGTCATATCTACTGGAAATATCCCGAAAGGTTCGTTCAATACGGAAACCAGCTTTTTTTTGATCCGGGTTTACCCGAAAACCGCAGTTTTATCTGCGAGGTGGTACGCGATATCGTCTCCCGCTATGATGTGGATGCGATTCACATGGACGACTATTTTTATCCCTATCCCATTGCCGGAACTCCGTTTCCGGATGATGGAAGTTTCAATGCATACGCTGCATCTCAAGGTTTCTCACCCGGACAACGGGACGACTGGAGACGCAACAATGTCAACCTGCTGATACGGCAGCTCAAGTATACCATTGCCGGAACAAAGCCGTGGGTCCGTTTCGGCATAAGTCCTTTCGGCATCTACCGTAACAAGCGCAACACCCCCGACGGTTCCGGAAGCGACACCAACGGATTGGAGAATTATAGCGACCTCTATGCCGACATCAAGCTATGGGTGGAAAAGGGATGGATCGATTACAACCTTCCCCAGCTCTATTGGGAGATCGGACATGATCGGGCAGATTACACCACACTGCTGAGATGGTGGAACGATAATAACTTCGGGCAGCCGCTTTACATCGGACAGGATCTGGAGCGCAGCATGAAGAGGAATGAACTGGATGTCAAGATCCGCCAATCGCGGGAGATGCCGTTTGTGCAGGGTAACTGCTACTGGTACGGCTACCAGATCCTGGAGAATACCGGAGGGGTTGCCGATCAGCTTAAGAGGGGTGCCCACCGTGCCAAGGCGCTTATCCCGCCCTATACCCATCTGCACCAGGGAGCTCCCGGCAAGGTGAAGCGGCTGGCTCAGGTGTTTACCGAGGATATGCACTTCCTAACCTGGGAAGAGCGGAAAGATCCAAACAATCCTGAAGCGGCAAGAGAGTTCGTGATCTATCGGTTCGATGCCGGCGAGAAGATCGATATCAGTCGGGCAGAGAAGATTGTGGCGGTGACATCGGACAACTTCTACCTCTTGCCCTACGAAGGGGGACGCAACCGGTATACCTATGTAGTGACCGCATTAGATGCATTTAAGAACGAAGGAAAAGGGGCAAAGATCAAGGTCGTGCTTTGA